A stretch of the Haloplanus aerogenes genome encodes the following:
- a CDS encoding DUF7535 family protein, giving the protein MSDAESADEPALDPAKTVYRTLGKPFRAHADAEMDAIGWSIFLGMMILLLPLMPFLLLIWLVTKVLDAVAPTED; this is encoded by the coding sequence ATGAGCGACGCCGAATCGGCCGACGAACCGGCACTCGATCCTGCGAAGACGGTCTATCGCACCCTCGGCAAGCCGTTTCGGGCGCACGCCGACGCCGAGATGGACGCTATCGGCTGGAGCATCTTTCTGGGCATGATGATCCTCCTGCTCCCGCTGATGCCGTTTCTGCTCCTGATCTGGCTAGTGACGAAAGTGCTCGACGCCGTCGCACCGACGGAAGACTGA